A stretch of Henckelia pumila isolate YLH828 chromosome 4, ASM3356847v2, whole genome shotgun sequence DNA encodes these proteins:
- the LOC140862337 gene encoding protein TPX2, which produces MAVLEESLSMNPFAIDNVYEFSAPQFYDFLCEETAEDIRKAELWFENARSYAPSPFNPRIKAIRSVHAQILCKFDEDEQLNEVTETSEAASNSEPQVDIVSTEAKEEVAPAEIKTQNSEVEKISDNIGTCSQENGSHVEGKEASSAVPVDVQGPQITPAPSKKIVNKNLQSAKKIASILKNPSAMKSKNQLQNSQIKSIKRANGKRENNAKNNVGTPNLAHEYPAIKKQKLEGGQSRQILTINKPANLPHKTRFGTVGSGSNLHPSNAAKTCKEDRRMYVRERAVPFVSMAEMMNKFQSSTRDITLPRSSSVSQSNATGTVQQRKLKLTLTRPKTPEFETSQRVRSTKIKSSAELEEEMMAKIPKFKALPLNKKILEAPTITAMPKSEPQPPHFKEFHLETMSRANQKAETSTVASIESTQEQNNEWKPQLTAPKSPLLQTYLRARPPRVKSSTELEEEELKKVPQFKARPLNRKILESKGEIGLLSNMKKPVTIPQEFHFAIDKRIPPPTAVVDLFDKLSLVSEPPHQDNLPRNTTPDPFYLHTEERGVEKVKRKNEEFMQKQLEEERARIPKALPYPYTTDYPEIPPKPEPKPCTKPEPFRLESLLKHEEEMQREMEERRRMEMDEAQMRIFKAQPILKEDPIPVPEIQRKPLTEVQVFNLQINHRAAERAEFDKKIKEKEATYKRYREEAESARMMEEEKALKQLRRTLVPHARPVPNFDNPFLPQKSSRVVTKAKSPRLHIARRNEKRRVIFPAPATATSAAASHMR; this is translated from the exons ATGGCGGTGTTGGAGGAGTCGCTGTCGATGAATCCGTTCGCTATCGATAATGTATACGAATTCTCAGCGCCGCAGTTCTACGACTTCCTATGCGAGGAGACCGCCGAGGATATTCGTAAGGCGGAGCTCTGGTTCGAGAATGCCCGCTCTTATGCCCCTTCCC catttaatccaagaatcaaaGCTATCAGATCAGTTCACGCTCAGATCCTATGCAAGTTTGATGAAGATGAACAATTGAACGAG GTAACGGAGACATCAGAAGCAGCATCGAATTCAGAACCGCAGGTGGATATCGTTTCAACTGAAGCCAAAGAAGAAGTTGCTCCGGCTGAAATCAAG ACGCAGAATTCAGAAGTCGAGAAGATATCTGACAATATAGGCACTTGCAGTCAAGAAAATGGAAG CCACGTAGAAGGCAAAGAAGCCTCTTCTGCTGTCCCTGTGGATGTCCAAG GACCGCAAATAACTCCGGCACCATCAAAAAAGATTGTAAACAAGAATTTGCAGTCAGCCAAAAAGATAGCTAGCATACTTAAAAATCCTTCAGCAATGAAATCAAAAAATCAGTTGCAAAACTCACAAATCAAAAGCATTAAACGTGCTAATGGTAAAAG GGAAAATAATGCAAAGAACAATGTTGGAACTCCAAACCTTGCCCATGAGTACCCAGCCATAAAGAAGCAGAAGCTGGAAGGTGGACAATCTCGGCAG ATTCTTACAATCAACAAACCTGCCAACTTGCCTCACAAAACGAGATTCGGCACCGTAGGCAGCGGTTCCAATTTACACCCTTCAAATGCTGCAAAAACTTGTAAAGAGGACAGACGG ATGTATGTTCGAGAACGAGCAGTTCCATTTGTGTCTATGGCGGAAATGATGAATAAGTTCCAATCAAGCACCAGAGATATTACCTTGCCTCGCAGCAGTTCTGTTTCACAG AGCAACGCCACCGGAACAGTGCAACAGAGGAAATTGAAACTTACATTAACAAGGCCAAAGACTCCTGAATTTGAAACATCTCAACGGGTTCGTTCTACTAAAATCAAAAGTTCAGCTGAATTGGAGGAAGAGATGATGGCTAAAATTCCCAAGTTTAAGGCTCTCCCTCTAAACAAAAAA ATTCTCGAGGCTCCAACTATAACAGCAATGCCAAAAAGTGAGCCCCAGCCTCCTCATTTCAAG GAATTCCATTTGGAGACCATGTCAAGGGCCAATCAGAAGGCAGAAACATCTACTGTGGCCTCCATAGAATCAACACAGGAACAG AATAATGAATGGAAGCCACAGCTTACAGCGCCAAAATCGCCCCTTCTTCAGACTTATCTCCGAGCACGTCCTCCAAGGGTCAAAAGTTCCACAGAACTAGAGGAAGAAGAACTTAAAAAAGTTCCCCAGTTTAAGGCAAGACCTTTGAATAGAAAG ATACTAGAAAGCAAGGGAGAGATAGGTCTTTTGAGCAACATGAAGAAACCGGTTACCATACCTCAAGAATTTCACTTTGCCATTGATAAAAGAATCCCACCTCCTACAGCTGTCGTAGATCTATTTGATAAG CTTTCGTTAGTTTCAGAGCCGCCACATCAGGACAATCTTCCTAGAAATACGACACCAGATCCATTCTATCTCCACACAGAG GAAAGAGGGGTGGAGAAAGTGAAGAGGAAAAATGAAGAATTCATGCAGAAACAGTTGGAAGAGGAGAGAGCTAGGATTCCGAAAGCCCTTCCATATCCGTACACCACAGATTATCCTGAG ATTCCACCAAAGCCAGAGCCAAAGCCGTGTACAAAACCAGAACCTTTTCGATTAGAAAGCTTATTAAAGCACGAAGAGGAAATGCAGAGGGAAATGGAAGAAAGGAGAAGAATGGAGATGGATGAAGCTCAGATGAGAATATTCAAGGCTCAGCCGATATTAAAAGA GGATCCGATTCCAGTTCCAGAGATACAACGGAAGCCCCTTACAGAAGTCCAAGTTTTTAATCTACAAATTAATCACCGAGCTGCAGAGAGAGCAGAATTTGACAAAAAG ATCAAGGAGAAAGAAGCAACTTATAAGAGATATCGGGAAGAAGCAGAATCTGCAAGGATG ATGGAGGAGGAGAAGGCCTTGAAACAGTTGCGAAGGACGTTAGTTCCTCATGCAAGACCGGTGCCTAATTTTGATAATCCCTTCTTACCACAGAA GTCTTCTAGAGTAGTAACAAAGGCCAAGTCTCCCAGACTTCATATAGCTCGTAGAAACGAGAAGCGGAGAGTGATTTTTCCAGCACCAGCCACAGCTACCAGTGCAGCTGCCTCTCATATGAGATGA